From the genome of bacterium:
AGGTATTACCGGTTGGGTCGCTCGTGAAAAAAAGCATGTTGCCTGTCCACGCCAAGCCTACAAAGACCATCGATTCAAATTCTTCCCCGTATTAGATGAAGCTGAATATGAAAGTTTTCTTTCTGTGCCACTGCTTGTAAGGAATGAGGTAATTGGGGTTATAAATGTCCGAACCAGAGAGGCGCATGAATATACCCGTAATCAAGTGAGGTTGCTTTCAGGCATCGCCAGTCAGGTAGCAGGCGCCATAGATCATATGCGCCGCTACAAGAAGCTTGAAGCCCAAGCATCTCAGCTCAGCACTCTTTCAGAGGTAAGCAAGACTATTACCTCCAATATGTATCTCGAAGAGATATTGCAGCTTCTAGTTAATTTGACCGCACATTCGCTAAATTATAAGATATGCAC
Proteins encoded in this window:
- a CDS encoding GAF domain-containing protein; this translates as MQRFFKFDGRLRWAGRRKLNLSDPEHLLEEVELRDRELIEAQRTIKALNADMADRDAELEALKRISEATGSVFGSEEMLQGIAEIAIRITGTEGCQIYLFSEDRTKLILRATGEAGRELVGKIVLDIGEGITGWVAREKKHVACPRQAYKDHRFKFFPVLDEAEYESFLSVPLLVRNEVIGVINVRTREAHEYTRNQVRLLSGIASQVAGAIDHMRRYKKLEAQASQLSTLSEVSKTITSNMYLEEILQLLVNLTAHSLNYKICT